In Lactococcus protaetiae, the genomic window AAAAAGAAACACTTTACGATTTCAAAGTGTTTCTTATTGTTTTATCAAGGTGATTGTTATATTTTTCTAGAAAATTCAAAATAACTTGACTTTCTTTTTCAGATAAATCTTCAAATACTATTTCATCTTCTTTGAGAAATTTTTGATGCATCGCCTCATGACGATTATTGATTTCACTTCCAGCTTGTGTCAGCCGAAAATAAATTTCTTTTTTATTGTCAGGACTTTTGAAACTTTCTATGAGACCTTTCTTGAGCAATTTTTTGGTGACCTTACTGATTGCTCCGCGTGTGACATAAAGTGCTTCTGCGAGCTTGGTAACATTGGGATACTCAAGTATGGCAATTATCTCAATTGACTCAATCTCTGACAAGCTTAACTCTGGGAAAACTTTTTCCATTTGTGGACGATAGTAGTAATTAATTTTATTAAATAAATCAGTTAAACTTGATAGGATTTCTGCTTGCTTGGACATTTTACCACCTTCTTTTTTTAAATCTTTTCTTTTATCAAAGTAAGTGCGTGCTATCTCCGCCTTACGGCTACGCTGTCGATGCTCGCTACGCCACTAAAGTGGCTAGTCGCAATCGCAATACTCCGACCTCTTAGGTCGGAGATAAAGCAGCACTATCTCCGCTTTGCTACGCTGTCCATCCTCGCTAAGGTGCTGAAGTACCTAGTCGGAATGGCAAGCTTTGAATTTCGTCCGACTGCCATAGGGCGTTGGCGCTTTTAGCGCCTAGGCTTCTTGGACAAGGTGACCTCATATCGAAGATGTTAAGCAGACTGTTGCAGCTTTAGCTGCGTACAGGTCGCTTAGTTGTTACACCTAGAGGTTGTACCTTAAATTCAGTGGGGAGTTGCCTTTTTATCAGTCGCTTCGGCGACTAGAGAAAATGGACAAATGTTTTATGAAACTCCTACTGAATAAGTCTTGACTTCATTTTACATTCCAAGGAATCAAAAGTCAATTTGTGATTAGAAAAATGATATTAAATTATTTCAAGATCTATCATGCTTTGTACAGTAGCTATAATAGCTTCTTTTGCTGGGCGAGGTTTCCACCCAAGTAGTTTTCTCGCTTTTTCATTACTACAATTGGTATTTTGTCCGAGAAATGTAGCAGGCATTTTAAGACTTTCATTAAAATGCGAGAGAAATCTAACAACAAAATCTGGAATTTCTCTGATAGAAACTTTACTTGCTCGCGAGTGAAATTCTTGTTTTAACCATTCTGCTAGTTGTTTGTAGGTGATGTTTTCGTTTGTCGTTGCTAAAAATCTTTCTCCTACAGCACTTTCAGATTCCATAGCAAGAATATGAAGTTCCGCCACGTCTCGCACATCAACATAATCAAAACCCATTTTTAATAAAAAAGGCATTTTCCCATCAAACATAGATTTAATGATTTGATTAGAATGAGAAAAATCTTTCCCTAACACAGGTCCCATTACTGCTACTGGCAAAATGCTTGTCAACTCAATGTTTTGTTCTTTAGCAAATTTCCATGCTTCTTGCTCCGCTCTTGTTTTAGAACGCTGATAGGCATTTATTGAAGCGGCCAAATTAGTCCAATCTTTTTCTGTAAATGTTCCTGGATGATTTTTGTGACCTGCAAGTACCGCCCCCGATGCAGAGGTCAATACAATCCGTTTTACTCCTGCTTGTTTAGATGCTTTAAAAACATTGAGTAGTCCTTCTACTGCCATTTTGACCATCTCTGATTCTTCTTTTGGTCTTGTGGCCGGAGTTGGCGAAGCAACATGAATGACATAGCCTACTCCCTGAGCTGCTGTTATCCAACTTTCTTTGTCCAATAAATCTGCTTGAACAAACTCTAACATTTCTAAATTTATTGCACCTGCTTGGTTTATCATTGCTTTGACTTCGTCTTGACGGCTCATCGTGCGCAAAGTCGCTCTCACCTGATAACCTTTTTTCAACAGTTTTGCTATCGTATGCACAGCGATAAATCCACTACCACCTGTAACGAGTACTAATTCTTTTTTATCCATCATTTCCCTTCAACTTACGTTTCACTTGTAACTTATGCTTTCTTAATATATAATATTTTCAAATAGAAAACAAGAAAAAAACTAGCTTATGTGACAATAAAGGAGCTTTTGTAATGGCAGCTACAGACTATGCGCAAACGGTGAAAAATGATACACGGGAATTTATTTCTCTTGCCATCTTACAACTTTTAAAAAAAGAAAAACTATCAACTTTGAGTGTTTCCAAAGTTTGCAAACGTGCAGGTGTAAGCCGTATGGCATTTTATCGAAATTTTTCAGACTTATCTCAAGTTTTGCATGAGTATTATCAACCTAAGATTTCCGCTGAATTTGATGTTGTGCGGAATCAACCGTTGGCCTCTGTTAAGATTGAGCGTCAAGAAATATTTTTTGAGCGATTTGGTGATGATTTTATCTTAGCGGAGCAAGGGGAGTTTGAACCAATTATTCGGAGCATTTTTACAGAAGAAATTAAAAAGTTTTATGTAAACTCTGAAGATGATTATTGGGTAGCTTTCATGGCTGCAGGTGTTTATGCCATTTGGCATAAATGGCTATTGGAAGACAAAAAGCGTCCGTTAAAAGAGGTTCATGCTTTAATCAAAAACTTTGGTATAAAATAATAATAAAAACTTACTGACAAGATTATCAGTAAGTTTTTATCAGTTTTGTCAGTGATTTCTGAGTTCTGTCAGTAATTTTTCTGCTGTCGCTTGATTCATTAGTTTTGATTGATGAAGAAGTTGAGTCAACTGAGCGATTTCTTCACCTTTTGCACCGACCGAAAGCGCTAGAGAGCGAGTTTGTAAGCTCATGTGTCCTTGCTGGATGCCCTCAGAAACAAGCGCACGCAAGGCTGCGAGATTTTGTGCCAAGCCAACAGCAGCAATAACTTTCGCCAACTCCTGAGCTTCTGTAATTTGCAAAATTTCCATCGCTGCTTGCGCTTTAGGTAAAACTTTGACACCTCCACCGACCGTAGCAACAGGAAGTGGTAATTCTAGCTCCCCAAAAGCATATCGCCTGAAACCCACCATGTCGCAAGCCCACGATATTTTCCATCATGGCTTGCAAACGCGTGGATTCCGGCAGCAATGGCGCGAGTGTCATTTCCCGTTGCAAGCACAACTGCATTAATTCCATTCATAATCCCTTTATTATGCGTAGCTGCACGATAAGGATCAAGCTTTGAAAAACGTGAGGCAGCAGAAATCTTATCTGCGACATCTGCTCCATTTCCTGTCTTGGATAACTTTTCGACTGGAATCTCACAAGACACTTTAACTAGAGACTCTGTCGCAAAATTTGACAAAATACTGAACAGAATTTTTTCCTCAGGGAACCATAGTCTAAAGCGTTCTGCAATGCTTTCCAAAATAGAATTGACGATGTTTGCGCCCATAGCATCTCTGACATCAATCTTAAAATCTACTGACAGAAAATTTTCATCAAAAAGTCGAGTAGAAATATCACGTAAACCTCCACCTCTTTTGACAATAGAGGGGTAAGCTGTTTGCGCTACTGACAAGATTTCGTCAGTACTGACAGAAATTTTGTCAGCGATTTTTGAAGCATTTTGTAGATCATAAAAAACGATTTGTCCACGCATTAGCCGTTCCGTAATCTTTGCAGTAAAGTTCCCAGCCATTTTGGCACCGTTACTTGCTGCAGCGATAACTGATGGTTCTTCTGTTGCAAAAGGAATCATATATTTTTTGTCATTAATGACAAAATTTTGAGCGAGTCCCATCGGTAATTCAAACTCCGAGATTTGATTTTCAATCAAATTATTTGCGACATCTTCATCTAGTGTTATCTGACGCAAAATCTCTTGTGTTTGCTCCTTTAAGTCAAGCGTCTGACGTCTTTCTTCTGGCGTCATCTGATAGAATTTCTTTTCCATTTTTAGCTCTCAAATTTTGGATTTTTCAACAAGACGGCAAGCCCTAGACCACCGCCAATACAAAGACTTGCAATACCGTAACGTTTGTTTTCACGATTGAGCGCGTAGCTCAAGGTTGTGATAATCCTTGCTCCAGTTGAGCCGATGGCATGCCCAAACCAATTGCTCCACCATAAATGTTTACTTTTGTCTCATCAAGTGCCAGTTCACGATTGACCGCAACACTGGATGCTGCAAAGGCTTCATTGATTTCGAAAAGGTCTATTTCTGATTGATTCAACTTTGTTTTAGTGAGCAATTTTGTGATTGCTTCAATCGGTGAAACACCCATGATGGCTGGATTAATTCCGATTTCTACTGAATCAACTAACTCCGCAAGATATGGAATTTTGTGTCGTGTGGCATAATCTTTCGTTGCCAAAATGACTGCCGAAGCACCATCATTCACTGGTGAAGAATTCCCAGCAGTTACCGTTCCATCCTCTTTGAAAACCGTACGCAAAGTGCTTAATTTCTCTAAACTTGAGTTTGGACGTGGAGCTTCATCGTCTACCAGCGCTCCAATTGGGATAATTTCATCTTTAAAAATTCCTGCACTTCTGGCTGCAACCGACTTTTCCTGTGAACTTTGCGCAAAGACATCTTGACTTTCTCTAGAAATTTTAAATTTCTCGGCAATGGTTTCGCCAACATTTCCCATATGAATCCCTGAAAAAGCATCAATCAGACCATCAGAGAGCATCGAAAGTGTTTCCTTACCAGTCTTTTGATTTTTCAGGATTGGTGCATTAGACATTGACTCAGTCCCGCCTGCAATCACAAGCTCTGCCTCTCCAAGTTGGAGGAGTTGTTTTGCTAAAATGATGGCTTTCATCCCTGATCCGCAGACTTCATTGATTGTTGAAGCAGGTACAGTGGCGCAAAGTCCACTATTCATCGCGATTTGCCGAGCGACGTTTTGACCATTGCCGGCTTGAAGCACATTACCAAAAATGACTTGAGCCACATCTGATTTTATCGCTTCATGTCGAGTCAGAAGCTGTTTTACGACAGATGTTCCAAGCTCTGTTGCTGAATATTTAGAAAGTGCGCCGTCATATTTACCGACCGGCGTACGTAAGGCGTCAATGATTACAATTTCTTTCACGAGTGAACCTCCGAAAGCCATTATAGCATAATTTCGAGTCCTTTTTGTAAAGAGAGTTTATCCCTTGGAGATGGTGAGCTATGAAAATCTTGTTAAATGTGCTAAAATGATATCATTCAAAAATAAGGTTGTGAAATCAACTTTTTTTGTTTTTCTTAAAGCAAAAATATGATTTAAACTCACAAAGCGATGATAATGAGGGAATTTTTAAAAATGAAAGTCGGTATAGATAAAGTTGCTTTTTTTGTGCCAAATACATATGTTGATATGACAGAGTTGGCGCTTGCTAGAGGGGTTGACCCTGCAAAATTTCATATTGGAATTGGACAAGATGAAATGGCAATCAATCCTGCTACTCAAGACATTATTACTTTTGCAACAAATGCTGCTGCAAGTATTTTGACAGATGAAGATAAAAAATCAATAGATATGGTGATTGTCGGCACAGAATCCAGTGTTGATGAATCTAAAGCTTCTGCTATTGTAGTTCATGGTCTTCTTGATATTCAACCCTTTGCACGTAGTATCGAGATGAAGGAAGCTTGCTACGCAACAACAGCAGGGCTTGCTGCTGCTCGTGACCATGTACTTCTTCATCCTGAGTCGAAAGTCCTTGTCATTGCCTCCGATATTGCAAAATATGGTTTAAATACAGGCGGAGAACCAACACAAGGGGCTGGTAGCGTTGCTATGCTGGTTACTAGCGCCCCTCATCTTTTGGTATTAAATAATGATAATGTTGCACTTTCGCAAGATATTTATGATTTTTGGCGTCCTTTTGGGCAGGCCTATCCTTCTGTTGATGGAAAATTTTCAAATGAAACTTATATCAATGCCTTTGCAAAAGTTTGGGATGAATACACTAGCCGCACTGGTTTGACTTTTGAAGATTTTAAAGCGGTCGCTTTTCATACGCCTTATACCAAAATGGGTAAAAAAGCTTTATTGCCAAAACTTGAGGCTGAAAATCCTAAAAATGCTGATGATTTGATGAAACAGTTTGAATATGGAATTGCTTATAATCGTCGTGTCGGCAATCTTTACACGGGTTCACTTTATTTGAGTTTAATCTCTCTTTTAGAAAACTCAACTGACCTATCCGCTGGTGATAAAATCGGATTATTTAGTTATGGTTCTGGAACTGTCGCTGAATTTTTCTCTGGTGAATTAGTAGATGGTTTTGAGAAATATTTGCGTGCAAAAGACCACCAAGCATTACTTGATGGACGTTCAAAATTGGCAATTTCTGAGTATGAAACAATGTTTAATGAAAAGTTAGATTTGAATCATCATGCAGAATATCATGATGAAATGCCTTTCTCAATTAGTGAGATTCGTGATAATCATCGTCTTTACAAAAAATGAAGCCAAGACATACGCAGTAGAGAATGGACAATGCTTATCCTAAAGCGCTGCGGGTAAATAAGGTGACCTCAATCTTTGATATTAAGCAGACTGTTTGCATACAGGTCGATTGCGATTTGAACTTGCCACTTTATAGGATAACCGTTGGCGCTTCAGCGCTTACGGATATGCTAGTTGTTTCACCTAGTGGCTTAGTGAAATCGACAGCGTAGCAAAGCGGAGATAGTTGTTACACCTAGAGGTTGTGCCTTAGGTTCGCCGTCAATGAGTTGACTTCACAATCTTAATAAATGCTGACAGAAATTTCGTCAGTAATTTTTCCAACCTCTACTCCCTGCCATGATACTGACAGAGAGTAGAAGATTGAGGTAAGTAATGAATCAGTAAATAATGAAACCTGTCAGCGTACTGACAGGTCTTTCTTTTTTGAAGTGATTACTTCATTGGTGGGGATTCTTCCCCCCCCCACCAATGTTAGGGCACAACCTCACATCAAAGATATGAGGTCACACCTCCGCTTTGCTTCGTTATCCATTCGCTCTAAGCGACTAAAGTCGCAAGGCGAAGTGGTCTTGTCCCTGAAGTCTAAGCGCTGAAGCGCTAAGACCCTAGGGCAGTAGAACGAAAGCAGAGCTTGCCATTTCGCCTTGTCGCTTTAGCGAGTTGCGACTTCGACTAGGCACGTTCGTGCCGTAGCGAGAATCGACAGCGCAGTGAAACGGAGATAGAGCGAATGGACAGCGGAGCGAAGCGGAGATAGTGCTGCTTATCCCACCACCTTATAGAGGTGGGGGGAATTGCGATTGCGACTAGACACTTTGCCTTTTGCTCTTGCAAGCTTTGCTTGCTAAGCAAACGGACAGCGGGACCGTTCGCAGAACGGCGTGCAAAGCACGTAGCGCCTTAGCGAACCATTTCGCCTTGCTGCTTTAGCAGCTTAGAGCGAATGGATACCCGTGGTTCATCGACAACGTAGCCCAAAGGGCAGAGATAGCACGCACTTGCTAAGTTAAAACTGAACATTATCAGGATATTTGTGTGGCAAAAGGGCACCATGCAACTGGTCAATAAACACCATATCTTCATCTGTCAGTTCAAAATCAAAGATTTGAGCATTTTCTTTGATTCGATTAGGTGTGATAGATTTAGGTAGGGGAAGGTATCCTTTTTGTAGATGCCATCTCAGCACTGTTTGCGCCACTGTCTTATCATATTTTTCGGCAATTTCACCCAAGGCTAATATTTTAAAAATTTCACCTGTTCCAAGCGGAGAATACGCTTCTGTCAGCAAATCATGCGCTTTATTATAAGCTACAATATCTTCTTGTTGATCACTTGGATTGCTATAAATCTGATTGACAACAGGCTTGATTTTTGCTGTTTCAAACAAAGCATCCAGATGATGAGGTTGAAAATTGGCTACACCCAACGCTCTAATTTTTCCCGCCTCATGAGCTTCTTCCATCGCACGCCATAGTTCACTATTTCGCAGCTTAAAGTTAGGACGTGTTTTCACTGGATTTGGCCAATGAATCAGTAGAAGGTCAATGTATTCTAAACCTAACTTCTCCAAACTTTCATCAATACTGCTGACAGCTTCTTCATAAGTACTGACAAAATTCCATAATTTTGTTGTAATGAAAAGTTCATCACGTGCTATCCCTGAATCTTTTATTGCTTCTCCTATAGATTGTTCATTGCCATAAGCCTGAGCCGTATCAATATGACGATAACCTGTAACAAGTGCAGTTTTCACTGCTTCATAAGCAACCTCTCCATCTGGACTTTGCCAAGTTCCAAAGCCAACTTTGGGAATTTGCACACCATTTGCGAGTTGATAAGTGTCTGATAACCCCATCCTGTCCTCCTCCAAACTTTTCTTTCTATCAAAGCAAGTGCGTGCTATCTCCGCTCTTTGGGCTACACTGTCGATGCACCACGGGTATCCATTCGCTCTAAGCTGCTAAAGCAGCAAGGCGAAATGGTTCGCTAAGGCGCTACGTGCTTCGCACGC contains:
- a CDS encoding MarR family transcriptional regulator, whose amino-acid sequence is MSKQAEILSSLTDLFNKINYYYRPQMEKVFPELSLSEIESIEIIAILEYPNVTKLAEALYVTRGAISKVTKKLLKKGLIESFKSPDNKKEIYFRLTQAGSEINNRHEAMHQKFLKEDEIVFEDLSEKESQVILNFLEKYNNHLDKTIRNTLKS
- a CDS encoding SDR family oxidoreductase encodes the protein MMDKKELVLVTGGSGFIAVHTIAKLLKKGYQVRATLRTMSRQDEVKAMINQAGAINLEMLEFVQADLLDKESWITAAQGVGYVIHVASPTPATRPKEESEMVKMAVEGLLNVFKASKQAGVKRIVLTSASGAVLAGHKNHPGTFTEKDWTNLAASINAYQRSKTRAEQEAWKFAKEQNIELTSILPVAVMGPVLGKDFSHSNQIIKSMFDGKMPFLLKMGFDYVDVRDVAELHILAMESESAVGERFLATTNENITYKQLAEWLKQEFHSRASKVSIREIPDFVVRFLSHFNESLKMPATFLGQNTNCSNEKARKLLGWKPRPAKEAIIATVQSMIDLEII
- a CDS encoding TetR/AcrR family transcriptional regulator, with the protein product MAATDYAQTVKNDTREFISLAILQLLKKEKLSTLSVSKVCKRAGVSRMAFYRNFSDLSQVLHEYYQPKISAEFDVVRNQPLASVKIERQEIFFERFGDDFILAEQGEFEPIIRSIFTEEIKKFYVNSEDDYWVAFMAAGVYAIWHKWLLEDKKRPLKEVHALIKNFGIK
- a CDS encoding hydroxymethylglutaryl-CoA synthase codes for the protein MKVGIDKVAFFVPNTYVDMTELALARGVDPAKFHIGIGQDEMAINPATQDIITFATNAAASILTDEDKKSIDMVIVGTESSVDESKASAIVVHGLLDIQPFARSIEMKEACYATTAGLAAARDHVLLHPESKVLVIASDIAKYGLNTGGEPTQGAGSVAMLVTSAPHLLVLNNDNVALSQDIYDFWRPFGQAYPSVDGKFSNETYINAFAKVWDEYTSRTGLTFEDFKAVAFHTPYTKMGKKALLPKLEAENPKNADDLMKQFEYGIAYNRRVGNLYTGSLYLSLISLLENSTDLSAGDKIGLFSYGSGTVAEFFSGELVDGFEKYLRAKDHQALLDGRSKLAISEYETMFNEKLDLNHHAEYHDEMPFSISEIRDNHRLYKK
- a CDS encoding aldo/keto reductase, coding for MGLSDTYQLANGVQIPKVGFGTWQSPDGEVAYEAVKTALVTGYRHIDTAQAYGNEQSIGEAIKDSGIARDELFITTKLWNFVSTYEEAVSSIDESLEKLGLEYIDLLLIHWPNPVKTRPNFKLRNSELWRAMEEAHEAGKIRALGVANFQPHHLDALFETAKIKPVVNQIYSNPSDQQEDIVAYNKAHDLLTEAYSPLGTGEIFKILALGEIAEKYDKTVAQTVLRWHLQKGYLPLPKSITPNRIKENAQIFDFELTDEDMVFIDQLHGALLPHKYPDNVQF